The proteins below come from a single Papaver somniferum cultivar HN1 chromosome 11, ASM357369v1, whole genome shotgun sequence genomic window:
- the LOC113325444 gene encoding serine/threonine-protein phosphatase PP1-like isoform X1, producing the protein MTIEGDLLDDIIRRLLGAKKGRVVKDVDLSDSEIKQLCVTSRAIFLEQPNLLELEAPVKICGDVHGQYSDLLRLFEYGGLPPNANYLFLGDYVDRGKQCIETICLLLAYKIKYPENFFLLRGNHECASINRIYGFYDECKRRYSVRLWKVFTDCFNCLPVAAIVGEKIICMHGGLSPKLHSLDDIRKLSRPADVPDHGLLCDLLWADPDKSTEGWAANDRGVSFTFGSEQVTEFLQKHDLDLICRAHQVVEDGYEFFAKRQLVTIFSAPNYCGEFDNAGAMMSVDESLTCAFQILRPSKKGFRSYTKPGTPPYKPDGRPVNQLLFRMLLFTAIMFSLQYIICKLFSCHL; encoded by the exons ATGACGATTGAAGGGGATTTATTAGATGATATAATAAGAAGATTACTTGGAGCAAAGAAAGGAAGAGTAGTAAAAGATGTTGATTTAAGTGATTCTGAGATTAAACAACTTTGTGTTACTTCAAGAGCTATCTTTCTTGAACAACCTAATCTGCTTGAACTTGAAGCTCCTGTTAAAATCTGTG GTGATGTTCATGGTCAGTATTCTGATCTTCTTCGACTGTTTGAATATGGTGGATTGCCTCCAAATGCAAACTACTTGTTCTTGGGTGACTATGTTGATCGTGGTAAACAGTGCATAGAGACCATTTGCCTTCTTCTAGCATACAAAATCAAGTACCCCGAAAACTTCTTTCTACTCAGAGGCAATCACGAGTGTGCATCCATCAACCGAATATACGGGTTCTATGATGAATGTAAGAGGAGGTATAGTGTCCGCCTTTGGAAAGTTTTCACCGATTGCTTCAACTGCCTACCTGTTGCTGCTATTGTGGGAGAAAAAATTATATGTATGCACGGAGGATTGTCACCTAAATTGCATAGCTTGGATGATATTAGGAAACTCTCTCGCCCTGCTGATGTGCCTGATCATGGCCTTCTCTGTGATTTGCTCTGGGCAGATCCTGATAAAAGCACTGAAGGTTGGGCTGCAAATGATAGAGGTGTATCCTTTACATTCGGGTCTGAGCAGGTTACTGAATTCCTTCAGAAACATGATCTCGATCTAATTTGCCGAGCTCACCAG GTTGTAGAAGATGGATATGAATTCTTTGCAAAACGACAGCTGGTTACAATATTCTCGGCCCCAAATTATTGTGGGGAGTTTGACAATGCTGGTGCAATGATGAGTGTGGATGAATCTTTGACTTGTGCATTTCAAATTCTTAGACCTTCTAAGAAAGGTTTCCGTAGTTACACAAAACCTGGAACACCGCCATATAAG CCTGACGGACGTCCTGTAAATCAATTGCTGTTTAGGATGTTATTATTTACGGCCATTATGTTCTCTCTACAATACATCATATGCAAATTATTTTCTTGCCATCTATAA
- the LOC113325444 gene encoding serine/threonine-protein phosphatase PP1-like isoform X2, giving the protein MTIEGDLLDDIIRRLLGAKKGRVVKDVDLSDSEIKQLCVTSRAIFLEQPNLLELEAPVKICGDVHGQYSDLLRLFEYGGLPPNANYLFLGDYVDRGKQCIETICLLLAYKIKYPENFFLLRGNHECASINRIYGFYDECKRRYSVRLWKVFTDCFNCLPVAAIVGEKIICMHGGLSPKLHSLDDIRKLSRPADVPDHGLLCDLLWADPDKSTEGWAANDRGVSFTFGSEQVTEFLQKHDLDLICRAHQVVEDGYEFFAKRQLVTIFSAPNYCGEFDNAGAMMSVDESLTCAFQILRPSKKGFRSYTKPGTPPYKFIDG; this is encoded by the exons ATGACGATTGAAGGGGATTTATTAGATGATATAATAAGAAGATTACTTGGAGCAAAGAAAGGAAGAGTAGTAAAAGATGTTGATTTAAGTGATTCTGAGATTAAACAACTTTGTGTTACTTCAAGAGCTATCTTTCTTGAACAACCTAATCTGCTTGAACTTGAAGCTCCTGTTAAAATCTGTG GTGATGTTCATGGTCAGTATTCTGATCTTCTTCGACTGTTTGAATATGGTGGATTGCCTCCAAATGCAAACTACTTGTTCTTGGGTGACTATGTTGATCGTGGTAAACAGTGCATAGAGACCATTTGCCTTCTTCTAGCATACAAAATCAAGTACCCCGAAAACTTCTTTCTACTCAGAGGCAATCACGAGTGTGCATCCATCAACCGAATATACGGGTTCTATGATGAATGTAAGAGGAGGTATAGTGTCCGCCTTTGGAAAGTTTTCACCGATTGCTTCAACTGCCTACCTGTTGCTGCTATTGTGGGAGAAAAAATTATATGTATGCACGGAGGATTGTCACCTAAATTGCATAGCTTGGATGATATTAGGAAACTCTCTCGCCCTGCTGATGTGCCTGATCATGGCCTTCTCTGTGATTTGCTCTGGGCAGATCCTGATAAAAGCACTGAAGGTTGGGCTGCAAATGATAGAGGTGTATCCTTTACATTCGGGTCTGAGCAGGTTACTGAATTCCTTCAGAAACATGATCTCGATCTAATTTGCCGAGCTCACCAG GTTGTAGAAGATGGATATGAATTCTTTGCAAAACGACAGCTGGTTACAATATTCTCGGCCCCAAATTATTGTGGGGAGTTTGACAATGCTGGTGCAATGATGAGTGTGGATGAATCTTTGACTTGTGCATTTCAAATTCTTAGACCTTCTAAGAAAGGTTTCCGTAGTTACACAAAACCTGGAACACCGCCATATAAG TTCATCGATGGATGA